One window of Solwaraspora sp. WMMA2056 genomic DNA carries:
- a CDS encoding serine hydrolase domain-containing protein, with the protein MFASVVILQLVDEGTVDLDGSVETYLPGLVRSPGVDPDTITVRQLLQHTSGLPDYTDSMFPEMIDIPPYQHIYLEPRDLLDMANAMEGRPAGTWAYSNTNYLLAGLIAQRVTGRPFNELVTTRVIERLGLRDTYAPEVGEEGIRGRHPKGYQLDDATGELLDFTRMDPSWGWAAGQLISTPADLNTFMRALLDGKLLKPAQLAEMRTTVSVHPQSDVRYGLGLFSTPLSCGGVAWGHGGDIPGYSTANGATDDGRAATLTVTSMTGSVTDKSVAAERAALVDAALCAK; encoded by the coding sequence ATGTTCGCCTCCGTCGTCATACTGCAGCTCGTCGACGAAGGCACAGTCGACCTCGACGGGTCGGTCGAGACCTACCTGCCGGGCCTGGTCCGCAGCCCCGGCGTCGACCCCGACACGATCACCGTCCGCCAACTGCTGCAGCACACCAGCGGACTGCCCGACTACACCGACTCGATGTTCCCGGAAATGATCGACATCCCGCCGTACCAGCACATCTACCTCGAGCCCCGGGACCTGCTCGACATGGCCAACGCCATGGAAGGCCGGCCGGCCGGCACCTGGGCCTACAGCAACACCAACTACCTGCTGGCCGGTCTGATCGCCCAACGGGTCACCGGCCGCCCGTTCAACGAACTGGTCACCACCCGGGTCATCGAGCGGCTCGGCCTGCGCGACACGTACGCGCCCGAGGTCGGCGAGGAAGGCATCCGGGGCAGGCACCCCAAGGGTTACCAACTCGACGACGCCACCGGCGAGCTGCTCGACTTCACCCGGATGGACCCGAGCTGGGGGTGGGCCGCCGGCCAGCTGATCTCCACCCCGGCCGACCTGAACACCTTCATGCGGGCGCTGCTCGACGGCAAGCTGCTCAAGCCCGCGCAGCTGGCCGAGATGCGCACCACCGTCTCCGTACACCCGCAATCGGACGTGCGGTACGGGCTCGGTCTCTTCAGCACCCCGTTGAGCTGCGGCGGGGTGGCCTGGGGACACGGCGGCGACATCCCGGGCTACTCGACCGCCAACGGCGCCACCGACGACGGTCGGGCGGCGACCCTCACGGTCACCTCGATGACCGGATCGGTGACCGACAAGTCCGTCGCCGCCGAGCGGGCCGCGCTCGTCGACGCCGCGCTCTGCGCGAAGTGA
- a CDS encoding helix-turn-helix transcriptional regulator: MTTNGVPRILKFLRTLNGGMTQEQLAQRLSVSTSLIAKFETARQIPLPDTAVQIDEVFGSGTLVQETADNARRAVPPDWFQPWPEYEAEAEMLRAYQSTYVPGLLQTEAYARAVLAVGMLPPEVAEQRLAHRLARQVTVFDRRTPPVTSFIVDEAALRRGDPVVMKEQLLHLVEMSRRDRLLLHVVPLYAGLYAGQSGNFILGTLPDGATVAYAENPLDGRT, from the coding sequence GTGACCACCAACGGGGTTCCTCGCATCCTCAAGTTCCTCCGTACGCTCAACGGCGGCATGACGCAGGAGCAGTTGGCGCAGCGGTTGAGCGTCTCCACCTCGCTGATTGCCAAGTTCGAGACGGCCCGGCAGATCCCGCTGCCGGACACCGCCGTGCAGATCGACGAGGTCTTCGGCAGCGGCACGCTGGTGCAGGAGACCGCCGACAACGCCCGCCGGGCCGTCCCACCGGACTGGTTCCAGCCCTGGCCGGAGTACGAGGCCGAGGCCGAGATGCTGCGCGCGTACCAGTCGACCTACGTCCCCGGCCTGCTGCAGACCGAGGCGTACGCCCGCGCGGTGCTCGCCGTCGGCATGCTCCCGCCGGAGGTGGCCGAGCAGCGGCTGGCGCACCGGCTCGCCCGCCAGGTGACCGTCTTCGACCGCAGGACGCCGCCGGTCACCTCGTTCATCGTCGACGAGGCGGCGCTGCGCCGAGGCGACCCGGTGGTGATGAAGGAGCAGCTGCTGCACCTGGTGGAGATGTCGCGGCGCGACCGGCTGCTGCTGCACGTGGTGCCGCTCTACGCCGGGCTCTACGCCGGACAGTCCGGCAACTTCATCCTCGGCACGCTGCCGGACGGGGCGACGGTGGCCTACGCGGAGAACCCGTTGGACGGCCGCACCTAG